In Pseudomonas fakonensis, one DNA window encodes the following:
- the gcvH gene encoding glycine cleavage system protein GcvH, whose translation MSELRFTEDHEWLRVEADGSVTVGITAYAQNALGDVVYVQLPELQPYSKGDEASTVESVKAASGVYMPLSGEVVAVNDGLNDSPERVNEDPLGEGWFFRFVPADMAEVGALLDQDAYDRLIKANDDA comes from the coding sequence ATGAGCGAGTTGCGTTTCACCGAAGATCACGAATGGCTGCGCGTCGAAGCCGACGGCAGCGTCACCGTGGGCATCACCGCCTACGCCCAGAACGCCCTGGGCGATGTGGTCTACGTGCAACTGCCGGAGCTGCAGCCCTACAGCAAGGGCGATGAAGCCTCCACCGTCGAATCGGTAAAAGCCGCCAGCGGTGTGTACATGCCCCTGAGTGGTGAAGTGGTCGCGGTCAACGATGGCCTGAACGATAGCCCTGAGCGGGTCAACGAAGACCCGCTCGGTGAAGGCTGGTTCTTCCGCTTCGTCCCGGCCGACATGGCCGAGGTGGGCGCCCTGCTCGACCAGGACGCCTACGACCGCCTGATCAAAGCCAACGACGACGCCTGA
- the gcvP gene encoding aminomethyl-transferring glycine dehydrogenase: protein MTINLGTANEFIARHIGPRAADEQAMLATLGFDSLEAMTAAVIPDSIKGTSVLGSEDGQSEADALAALKAIAGNNQLFKSYIGQGYYNTHTPAPILRNLLENPAWYTAYTPYQPEISQGRLEALLNFQTLISDLTGLPIANASLLDEATAAAEAMTFCKRLSKNKASHAFFASRHCHPQTLDVLRTRAEPLGIEVVVGDERELSDTSAFFGALLQYPASNGDVFDYRELVQRLHAAGTLVAVAADLLALTLLTPPGEFDADVAIGSAQRFGVPLGFGGPHAAYFATRDAFKRDMPGRLVGVSIDRFGKSALRLAMQTREQHIRREKATSNICTAQVLLANIASMYAVYHGPAGLKRIAERTHALTAILAAGLEQAGVNVVTCAFFDTLTLATGAATAALHDKARAQGINLRQVDAEHLGLSLDETSSQADVEALWALLTDQAPNFAAIAAAVQVRLPAALLRQSAILEHPVFNRYHSETELMRYLRRLADKDLALDRTMIPLGSCTMKLNAASEMIPVTWAEFGNLHPFAPAAQSQGYLQMTRELEAMLCAATGYDAVSLQPNAGSQGEYAGLLAIRAYHRSRGDSHRDICLIPSSAHGTNPATAHMAGMRVVVTACDARGNVDIDDLRAKAIEHRDRLAAIMITYPSTHGVFEEAIGEICAIIHDNGGQVYIDGANMNAMVGLCAPGKFGGDVSHLNLHKTFCIPHGGGGPGVGPIGVKAHLAPFLPGHAQLENTAGAVCAAPFGSASILPITWMYIRMMGGAGLKRASQMAILNANYIARRLEEHYPVLYTGGNGLVAHECILDLRPLKDTSGISVDDVAKRLIDFGFHAPTMSFPVAGTLMIEPTESESKEELDRFCAAMIQIREEIRAVENGSLDKDDNPLKNAPHTAAELAGEWAHGYSREQAVYPLPNLVEGKYWPPVGRVDNVFGDRNLVCACPSIESYQDV, encoded by the coding sequence ATGACCATCAACCTCGGCACCGCCAACGAATTCATCGCCCGCCATATCGGCCCGCGCGCCGCCGACGAGCAGGCCATGCTCGCCACCCTCGGCTTCGACTCGCTGGAGGCCATGACCGCCGCGGTCATCCCCGACAGCATCAAGGGCACCAGCGTGCTTGGCAGCGAAGACGGCCAGAGCGAGGCCGACGCCCTCGCCGCACTGAAGGCCATCGCCGGCAACAACCAGCTGTTCAAGAGCTACATCGGCCAGGGCTACTACAATACCCACACTCCGGCGCCGATTTTGCGCAACCTGCTGGAAAACCCGGCCTGGTACACCGCCTACACCCCGTATCAACCAGAAATTTCCCAGGGCCGCCTGGAAGCGCTGCTGAACTTCCAGACCCTGATCAGCGACCTCACCGGCCTGCCGATCGCCAACGCATCCTTGTTGGACGAAGCCACCGCCGCTGCCGAGGCCATGACCTTCTGCAAGCGCCTGTCGAAGAACAAGGCCAGCCACGCCTTCTTCGCCTCCAGGCACTGCCACCCGCAAACCCTCGACGTGCTGCGCACCCGCGCCGAACCGCTGGGTATCGAAGTGGTGGTGGGTGACGAGCGCGAGCTGAGCGACACCAGCGCCTTCTTCGGCGCCCTGCTGCAGTACCCGGCCAGCAACGGTGACGTGTTCGACTACCGCGAGCTGGTGCAGCGTTTGCACGCAGCGGGCACCCTGGTGGCCGTGGCCGCCGACCTGCTGGCCCTGACCCTGCTGACCCCGCCGGGCGAGTTCGATGCCGACGTGGCCATCGGCAGCGCCCAGCGCTTTGGCGTGCCACTGGGCTTCGGTGGCCCGCACGCGGCCTACTTCGCCACCCGCGACGCGTTCAAGCGCGACATGCCCGGCCGCCTGGTAGGGGTGTCGATCGACCGCTTCGGCAAGAGCGCCCTGCGCCTGGCCATGCAAACCCGCGAGCAGCACATCCGCCGCGAGAAGGCCACCAGCAACATCTGCACCGCCCAGGTGCTGCTGGCCAACATCGCCAGCATGTACGCCGTGTACCACGGCCCGGCCGGCCTCAAGCGCATTGCCGAGCGCACCCACGCGCTGACCGCGATTCTGGCCGCAGGCCTTGAGCAGGCCGGCGTGAACGTGGTCACCTGCGCGTTCTTCGACACCCTGACCCTGGCCACCGGCGCTGCCACCGCAGCACTGCACGACAAGGCCCGCGCCCAGGGCATCAACCTGCGCCAGGTCGACGCCGAACACCTGGGCCTGTCGCTGGACGAAACCAGCAGCCAGGCCGATGTCGAGGCGCTGTGGGCACTGCTCACCGACCAGGCCCCGAATTTTGCCGCCATCGCCGCCGCCGTGCAGGTGCGCCTGCCTGCCGCATTGCTGCGCCAGTCGGCCATCCTCGAACACCCGGTGTTCAACCGCTACCACAGCGAAACCGAGCTGATGCGCTACCTGCGCCGCCTGGCCGACAAGGACCTGGCGCTGGACCGGACCATGATCCCGCTGGGCTCGTGCACCATGAAGCTCAACGCCGCCAGCGAGATGATCCCGGTGACCTGGGCCGAGTTCGGCAACCTGCACCCGTTCGCCCCGGCCGCACAAAGCCAGGGCTACCTGCAGATGACCCGCGAGCTTGAGGCCATGTTGTGCGCCGCCACCGGCTACGACGCCGTGTCGCTGCAGCCCAACGCCGGCTCCCAAGGCGAGTACGCAGGCCTGCTGGCGATCCGCGCCTACCACCGCAGCCGTGGCGACAGCCACCGCGACATCTGCCTGATCCCGTCGTCGGCCCACGGCACCAACCCGGCCACCGCGCACATGGCCGGCATGCGCGTGGTGGTGACCGCCTGTGACGCCCGCGGCAACGTCGACATCGACGACCTGCGCGCCAAGGCCATCGAGCACCGCGACCGCCTGGCGGCGATCATGATCACCTACCCGTCCACCCATGGCGTGTTCGAGGAAGCCATCGGCGAGATCTGCGCGATCATTCACGACAACGGCGGCCAGGTGTACATCGACGGCGCCAACATGAACGCCATGGTCGGCCTGTGCGCCCCGGGCAAGTTCGGCGGCGACGTATCGCACCTGAACCTGCACAAGACCTTCTGCATCCCCCACGGCGGTGGCGGCCCGGGCGTCGGCCCGATTGGCGTGAAGGCGCACCTGGCGCCGTTCCTGCCCGGCCACGCGCAGCTTGAGAACACCGCCGGCGCCGTGTGCGCGGCGCCGTTCGGCAGCGCGAGCATTCTGCCGATCACCTGGATGTACATTCGCATGATGGGTGGCGCGGGCCTCAAACGCGCCTCGCAGATGGCGATCCTCAACGCCAACTACATCGCCCGCCGCCTGGAAGAGCACTATCCTGTGCTGTACACCGGTGGCAACGGCCTGGTGGCCCACGAGTGCATCCTCGACCTGCGCCCGCTCAAGGACACCAGCGGCATCAGCGTCGACGACGTCGCCAAGCGCCTGATCGACTTCGGCTTCCACGCCCCGACCATGTCCTTCCCGGTGGCCGGCACGCTGATGATCGAACCGACCGAGAGCGAGTCCAAAGAAGAACTGGACCGTTTCTGCGCCGCCATGATCCAGATCCGCGAGGAAATCCGCGCGGTGGAGAACGGCAGCCTGGACAAGGACGACAACCCGCTGAAAAACGCCCCGCACACTGCGGCGGAGCTGGCCGGCGAATGGGCCCACGGCTACAGCCGCGAGCAGGCGGTGTACCCGCTGCCAAACTTGGTGGAAGGCAAGTACTGGCCGCCGGTCGGGCGTGTCGACAACGTGTTCGGTGACCGCAACCTGGTGTGCGCTTGCCCGTCGATCGAGAGCTATCAGGACGTCTGA
- a CDS encoding L-serine ammonia-lyase yields MSLSVFDLFKIGIGPSSSHTVGPMRAAARFAEGLRRDGLLAGTASVKAELYGSLGATGKGHGSDKAVLLGLEGEHPDVIDTDSIPARLQAIRDSGRIKLLGEHSIAFIEKQHLAMIRKPLDYHPNGMIFRAFDAAGLQIRSREYYSVGGGFVVDEEAAGHDRIVEDSTVLAYPFTTAKQLLAHCTAQNLAVSQVMLANEAAWRPEAETRAGLLRIWQVMQDCVEAGCQHEGILPGGLKVKRRAPALYRQLSRHPEASLRDALSVLDWVNLYALAVNEENAHGGRVVTAPTNGAAGIVPAVLHYYVRFVPGASEDGVVRFLLTAAAIGILYKENASISGAEVGCQGEVGVACSMAAGALCEVMGGSVQQVENAAEIGMEHNLGLTCDPIGGLVQVPCIERNAMGSVKAINAVRMALRGDGQHFVSLDKVIRTMRQTGADMKSKYKETARGGLAVNIIEC; encoded by the coding sequence ATGTCCCTGAGTGTCTTCGACCTGTTCAAGATCGGCATCGGCCCCTCCAGCTCGCACACAGTCGGGCCGATGCGCGCCGCCGCACGCTTCGCCGAAGGCCTGCGCCGTGACGGCCTGCTGGCCGGCACCGCCAGCGTCAAGGCCGAGCTGTACGGCTCGCTGGGCGCCACCGGCAAGGGCCACGGCAGCGACAAGGCGGTGCTGCTGGGCCTTGAAGGCGAACACCCCGATGTCATCGATACCGACAGCATCCCCGCGCGTCTGCAGGCCATCCGCGACAGCGGCCGCATCAAGCTGCTGGGCGAGCACAGCATTGCGTTCATCGAAAAACAGCACCTGGCAATGATCCGCAAACCGCTGGACTACCACCCCAACGGCATGATCTTCCGCGCTTTCGACGCCGCCGGCCTGCAGATTCGCAGCCGCGAGTATTACTCGGTGGGCGGCGGCTTCGTGGTGGACGAAGAGGCTGCCGGCCACGACCGCATCGTCGAGGACAGCACCGTACTGGCCTACCCGTTCACCACCGCGAAGCAACTGCTCGCCCATTGCACCGCACAAAACCTGGCGGTCAGCCAGGTGATGCTGGCCAACGAAGCCGCCTGGCGGCCAGAGGCCGAGACCCGCGCCGGGCTGCTGCGCATCTGGCAAGTGATGCAGGACTGCGTCGAAGCCGGTTGCCAGCATGAGGGCATCCTGCCGGGCGGGCTCAAGGTCAAGCGCCGTGCGCCCGCGTTGTACCGCCAGCTCAGCCGCCACCCCGAGGCCAGCCTGCGCGATGCCTTGTCGGTGCTCGACTGGGTCAACCTCTACGCCCTGGCGGTGAACGAAGAAAACGCCCACGGCGGGCGAGTGGTCACTGCGCCCACCAACGGCGCGGCCGGCATCGTCCCGGCGGTGCTGCACTACTACGTGCGCTTCGTGCCGGGTGCCAGCGAGGACGGGGTGGTGCGTTTTCTGCTCACCGCTGCGGCCATCGGCATTCTTTACAAAGAGAACGCCTCGATCAGCGGCGCAGAAGTGGGCTGCCAGGGCGAGGTCGGCGTGGCCTGCTCGATGGCCGCCGGGGCGCTGTGCGAAGTGATGGGTGGCAGTGTGCAGCAAGTGGAAAACGCAGCCGAAATCGGCATGGAACACAATCTGGGCCTGACCTGCGATCCCATCGGGGGGCTGGTCCAGGTGCCCTGCATCGAGCGCAACGCCATGGGCTCGGTGAAGGCGATCAATGCGGTGCGCATGGCCCTGCGTGGCGACGGGCAGCACTTCGTTTCCCTCGACAAGGTCATCCGCACCATGCGCCAGACCGGCGCCGACATGAAAAGCAAATACAAGGAGACCGCCCGCGGCGGTCTGGCCGTCAACATCATCGAATGCTGA
- the gcvT gene encoding glycine cleavage system aminomethyltransferase GcvT gives MSETLQKTPLHALHLELGARMVPFAGFDMPVQYPLGVLKEHLHTREQAGLFDVSHMGQIVLRGSDAARALESLVPVDIIDLPVGMQRYAMFTNEQGGILDDLMVANLGDDTLFLVVNAACKEQDLAHLQAHIGKHCEIQPLFEQRALLALQGPAAVKVLERLAPEVAGMTFMQFRPLQLLGEDCFVSRSGYTGEDGYEISIPATAAEKLARRLLAEPEVQPIGLGARDSLRLEAGLCLYGHDMNTETTPIEASLLWAISKVRRADGSRAGGFPGAEQVFAQQAGGVKRKRVGLLPLERTPVREGADIVDSNGKAVGVVCSGGFGPTLGAPVAMGYIDSEHAALETSLFAVVRGKQVALKVSKMPFVAQRYYRG, from the coding sequence ATGTCCGAAACACTGCAAAAGACCCCGCTGCACGCCCTGCACCTGGAACTGGGTGCGCGCATGGTGCCGTTCGCAGGCTTTGACATGCCCGTGCAGTACCCGCTGGGCGTGCTCAAGGAGCACCTGCACACCCGCGAGCAAGCCGGCCTGTTCGATGTGTCGCACATGGGCCAGATCGTGCTGCGCGGCAGCGACGCTGCCCGTGCCCTGGAAAGCCTGGTGCCGGTAGACATCATCGACCTGCCGGTGGGCATGCAGCGCTATGCCATGTTCACCAACGAACAAGGCGGCATCCTCGACGACCTGATGGTCGCCAACCTGGGCGACGACACCCTGTTCCTGGTGGTCAATGCCGCCTGCAAGGAGCAGGATCTGGCCCACCTGCAAGCGCACATCGGCAAGCACTGCGAAATTCAACCGCTGTTCGAGCAGCGCGCCCTGCTGGCCCTGCAGGGCCCCGCGGCAGTGAAGGTGTTGGAACGCCTGGCCCCGGAAGTCGCCGGCATGACCTTCATGCAGTTCCGCCCGCTGCAACTGTTGGGTGAGGACTGCTTCGTCAGCCGCTCGGGCTATACCGGTGAAGATGGCTACGAAATCTCGATACCGGCTACCGCCGCCGAAAAATTGGCCCGCCGCCTGCTGGCCGAACCCGAAGTGCAACCCATCGGCCTGGGTGCCCGCGACTCGCTGCGCCTCGAAGCCGGCCTGTGCCTGTACGGCCATGATATGAACACCGAAACCACGCCGATCGAAGCCAGCCTGCTGTGGGCGATTTCCAAGGTGCGCCGTGCAGATGGCAGCCGTGCCGGTGGTTTCCCCGGTGCCGAGCAGGTATTCGCCCAGCAAGCCGGCGGTGTAAAACGCAAACGCGTGGGCCTGTTGCCGCTGGAGCGCACCCCGGTTCGTGAGGGCGCCGATATCGTCGACAGTAACGGCAAGGCCGTTGGCGTAGTGTGCAGTGGCGGCTTTGGCCCGACCCTCGGCGCACCTGTAGCAATGGGTTATATCGATAGTGAACATGCTGCGCTGGAAACTTCGCTTTTTGCCGTCGTACGCGGCAAGCAAGTTGCCCTGAAAGTCAGCAAAATGCCTTTCGTGGCGCAACGTTACTATCGCGGATGA
- a CDS encoding cold-shock protein, translated as MAERQNGTVKWFNDEKGYGFITPESGPDLFVHFRAIEGNGFKSLKEGQKVTFEAVQGQKGLQADKVQPV; from the coding sequence ATGGCTGAGCGTCAGAACGGTACCGTCAAGTGGTTCAATGACGAAAAAGGTTACGGCTTCATCACCCCCGAGAGCGGTCCAGACCTGTTCGTACACTTCCGCGCCATCGAAGGCAACGGCTTCAAGAGCCTGAAAGAAGGCCAGAAGGTCACCTTCGAAGCCGTCCAAGGCCAGAAAGGCCTGCAGGCAGACAAGGTTCAACCTGTCTAA
- a CDS encoding RDD family protein: MSKPLLTPQGDFPPVGLGRRLAAVFYDFLLCTALLIVTGGVYKMIQIAIVGEERLRQLSDAGALDQDPLFATLMLFVLFGFFAKFWTHGGQTLGMQVWGVRVQNADGSAISLWQALLRFVVSIASWLCLGLGFIWSLFDKRKRSWHDMYSETQLVRLPKRKK; this comes from the coding sequence ATGTCCAAGCCTTTGCTCACACCCCAGGGGGACTTTCCACCGGTCGGCCTGGGCCGCCGCCTGGCGGCGGTGTTCTACGACTTCCTGCTGTGCACGGCGCTGCTGATCGTGACCGGCGGCGTGTACAAGATGATCCAGATCGCCATCGTCGGCGAAGAGCGCCTGCGCCAGCTGAGCGATGCCGGCGCCCTGGACCAGGACCCGCTGTTCGCTACCCTCATGCTGTTCGTGCTGTTCGGTTTCTTTGCCAAATTCTGGACCCACGGCGGCCAGACCCTGGGCATGCAGGTGTGGGGGGTACGGGTGCAGAACGCCGATGGCAGCGCCATCAGCCTGTGGCAGGCGCTGCTGCGCTTTGTGGTGTCGATTGCCTCGTGGCTGTGCCTGGGGCTGGGGTTCATCTGGTCGCTGTTCGACAAGCGCAAGCGCAGCTGGCATGACATGTATTCCGAGACGCAGTTGGTGCGGTTGCCCAAGCGCAAGAAGTGA
- the lptG gene encoding LPS export ABC transporter permease LptG: protein MAKLDRYIGQSVLLAILAVLGIILGLASLFAFIDEMGDLSNTYSVLDAGIYVALTAPRRLYDMLPMAALIGCLIGLGSLASSSELTIMRAAGVSIGRIVWAVMKPMLVLMLVGLLIGEYVAPVTENKAQADRSLAQGGGEAQSSKRGMWHRQGEEFVHINSVQPNGLLLGVTRYRFDDKRQIASSSFARKAQYRDNQWVLSDVATTHFRGDHTEVVKAAEEPWDVSVTPELLNTVVLAPESLSITGLWDYIHYLADQGLNNARYWLAFWTKVLQPAVTAALVLMAISFIFGPLRSVTLGQRVFTGVLVGFVFRIAGDLLGPSSQVFGFPPLLAVLLPAGICALAGVWLLRRAG from the coding sequence ATGGCTAAGCTTGACCGTTACATCGGCCAGAGCGTGCTGCTGGCCATTCTCGCCGTGCTGGGCATCATCCTTGGCCTGGCTTCGCTGTTCGCCTTCATCGACGAGATGGGCGACCTGAGCAACACCTACAGCGTGCTCGACGCCGGTATCTATGTGGCGCTCACCGCGCCGCGGCGGCTGTACGACATGCTGCCCATGGCCGCACTGATCGGCTGCCTGATCGGCCTGGGCAGCCTGGCCAGCAGCAGCGAGCTGACCATCATGCGCGCTGCCGGTGTGTCCATCGGGCGTATCGTCTGGGCGGTGATGAAGCCCATGCTGGTGCTGATGCTGGTGGGCCTGCTGATTGGCGAGTATGTCGCCCCCGTCACCGAGAACAAGGCCCAGGCCGACCGCTCGCTGGCCCAGGGCGGCGGCGAGGCGCAAAGCTCCAAGCGCGGCATGTGGCATCGTCAGGGCGAGGAGTTCGTGCACATCAACTCGGTTCAGCCCAACGGCCTGCTGCTGGGCGTGACCCGCTACCGCTTCGACGACAAGCGCCAGATCGCTTCCTCCAGCTTTGCCCGCAAGGCCCAGTACCGCGACAACCAGTGGGTGCTCAGCGATGTTGCCACCACCCACTTCCGTGGTGACCACACCGAAGTGGTCAAGGCAGCAGAAGAGCCCTGGGATGTATCGGTCACCCCCGAGCTGCTCAATACCGTGGTGTTGGCGCCAGAGTCGCTGTCGATCACCGGGCTGTGGGACTACATCCACTACCTGGCCGACCAGGGCCTGAACAATGCCCGCTACTGGCTGGCGTTCTGGACCAAGGTGCTGCAACCAGCAGTAACTGCCGCACTGGTGCTGATGGCAATCTCGTTCATCTTCGGCCCGCTGCGTTCGGTCACCCTTGGCCAGCGTGTGTTCACCGGCGTGCTGGTGGGCTTCGTGTTCCGCATCGCTGGCGACCTGCTTGGCCCTTCGAGCCAGGTGTTCGGCTTCCCGCCGCTGCTGGCGGTACTGCTGCCGGCCGGCATCTGTGCGCTGGCCGGTGTGTGGTTGTTGCGCCGGGCCGGTTGA
- the lptF gene encoding LPS export ABC transporter permease LptF, which translates to MIVFRYLSREVLVTLSAVSAVLLVIIMSGRFIKYLAQAAQGVLDPGVLFLIMGFRLPGFLQLILPLGLFLGILLAYGRLYLESEMTVLSATGMSQQRLLAMTLAPAALVALLVAWLSLSLAPQGVAQVQKIIAQQDALTEFDTLVPGRFQTLRDGSRVTYTEQLSDDRVNLAGVFISEKRFNQDKTKDRAPSVLVAEKGHQEVQADGNRYLVLENGYRYDGNPGQADYRAIKYDTYGVLLPKPEVSEEVTEREAIPTSQLFGHNGVRERAELQWRLSLPLLVFIVTLLAVPLSRVNPRQGRFLKLLPAILLYMAYLTMLISVRGALEKGKLPIALGMWWVHALFLLIGLALMYWEPMRLKRAARRAEVAHG; encoded by the coding sequence TTGATCGTCTTCCGTTATCTGTCCCGCGAGGTCCTTGTGACCTTGAGTGCCGTCAGCGCCGTGCTGCTGGTGATCATCATGAGCGGGCGCTTCATCAAATACCTGGCCCAGGCGGCCCAGGGCGTGCTCGATCCGGGTGTACTGTTCCTGATCATGGGCTTTCGCCTGCCAGGCTTCCTGCAACTGATTTTGCCGCTGGGCCTGTTCCTCGGCATTTTGCTCGCCTATGGCCGGCTCTATCTCGAAAGCGAGATGACTGTGCTCTCGGCCACCGGCATGAGCCAGCAGCGCCTGCTGGCCATGACCCTGGCGCCGGCAGCGCTGGTTGCCCTGCTGGTGGCCTGGCTGAGCCTGAGCCTGGCCCCGCAAGGGGTTGCCCAGGTGCAGAAGATCATCGCCCAGCAGGACGCGCTGACCGAGTTCGACACCTTGGTGCCGGGGCGCTTCCAGACCCTGCGCGACGGTTCGCGAGTCACCTACACCGAGCAGCTCTCGGACGACCGGGTCAACCTGGCCGGGGTGTTCATTTCCGAGAAACGCTTCAACCAGGACAAGACCAAGGACCGCGCCCCGTCGGTGCTGGTGGCCGAGAAGGGCCACCAGGAAGTCCAGGCTGACGGCAACCGCTACCTGGTGCTGGAAAACGGCTACCGCTATGACGGCAACCCTGGCCAGGCCGACTACCGCGCCATCAAGTACGACACCTACGGTGTGCTGCTGCCCAAGCCCGAGGTCAGCGAAGAAGTGACCGAGCGTGAGGCCATCCCCACCTCGCAGCTGTTCGGCCACAACGGCGTGCGTGAACGTGCCGAATTGCAGTGGCGCCTGTCGCTGCCGCTGCTGGTGTTCATCGTGACCCTGCTGGCGGTACCGCTGTCGCGGGTCAATCCGCGCCAGGGCCGCTTCCTCAAGCTGCTGCCGGCGATTCTTCTGTACATGGCTTACCTGACGATGCTGATTTCCGTGCGCGGCGCCCTGGAGAAGGGCAAGTTGCCCATCGCCCTGGGCATGTGGTGGGTTCACGCCCTGTTCCTGCTGATCGGCCTGGCCCTGATGTACTGGGAGCCGATGCGCCTCAAGCGTGCGGCGCGCCGTGCGGAGGTGGCCCATGGCTAA
- a CDS encoding leucyl aminopeptidase has product MELVVKSVAAASVKTATLVIPVGEGRKLGSVAKAVDLACEGAISALLKRGDLAGKPGQTLLLHSLPGLKAERVLLVGSGKDEALGDRAWRKLVASVAGVLKSLGGTDAVLALDDLAVSARDGHYGKYRLLAETLLDGAYVFDRFKSKKAEPRALKKITLLADKAGQAEVERAVKHATAIANGMAYTRDLGNLPPNICHPSFLAEQAKDLGKAHKGLKVEVLDEKKIKDLGMGAFYAVGQGSDQPPRLIVLNYQGGKKADKPFVLVGKGITFDTGGISLKPGAGMDEMKYDMCGAASVFGTLKAVLELQLPINLVCLLACAENMPSGGATRPGDIVTTMSGQTVEILNTDAEGRLVLCDTLTYAERFKPQAVIDLATLTGACIVALGSHTSGLMGNNDELVGQLLDAGKRADDRAWQLPLFDEYQEQLDSPFADIANIGGPKAGTITAGCFLSRFAKAYSWAHLDIAGTAWISGGKDKGASGRPVPLLTQYLLDRAGA; this is encoded by the coding sequence ATGGAACTGGTTGTAAAAAGCGTAGCCGCTGCATCCGTAAAAACCGCCACCCTGGTGATCCCGGTAGGTGAAGGCCGCAAGCTCGGCAGCGTTGCCAAGGCCGTCGACCTGGCCTGCGAGGGTGCCATCAGCGCCCTGCTCAAGCGCGGCGACCTGGCCGGCAAGCCAGGCCAGACCTTGCTGCTGCACAGCCTGCCGGGGCTCAAGGCCGAACGCGTGCTGCTGGTGGGCAGTGGCAAGGACGAAGCCCTGGGCGACCGCGCCTGGCGCAAGCTGGTGGCCAGCGTCGCTGGCGTGCTCAAGAGCCTGGGCGGCACTGACGCGGTGCTGGCCCTGGACGACCTGGCGGTCAGCGCCCGTGACGGCCACTACGGCAAGTACCGCCTGCTGGCCGAAACCCTGCTCGACGGCGCCTACGTGTTCGACCGTTTCAAGAGCAAGAAGGCCGAGCCACGCGCGCTGAAAAAAATCACCCTGCTGGCCGACAAAGCCGGCCAGGCCGAGGTAGAGCGCGCCGTCAAGCACGCCACCGCCATTGCCAACGGCATGGCCTACACCCGCGACCTGGGCAACCTGCCGCCGAACATCTGCCACCCAAGCTTCCTCGCCGAACAAGCCAAGGACCTGGGCAAGGCCCATAAAGGCCTCAAGGTCGAAGTGCTGGACGAGAAGAAGATCAAGGACCTGGGCATGGGCGCGTTCTATGCCGTCGGCCAGGGCAGCGACCAACCGCCACGCCTGATCGTGCTCAACTACCAGGGCGGTAAAAAAGCCGACAAACCGTTCGTGCTGGTGGGCAAGGGCATCACCTTCGACACCGGCGGCATCAGCCTCAAGCCTGGCGCCGGCATGGATGAAATGAAGTACGACATGTGCGGCGCCGCCAGCGTGTTCGGCACCCTCAAGGCAGTGCTCGAGCTGCAACTGCCGATCAACCTGGTGTGCCTGCTGGCCTGTGCCGAGAACATGCCAAGCGGCGGCGCCACCCGCCCGGGCGATATCGTCACCACCATGAGCGGGCAAACCGTCGAGATTCTCAACACCGACGCCGAAGGCCGCCTGGTGCTGTGCGACACCCTCACCTACGCCGAGCGCTTCAAGCCCCAGGCGGTGATCGACCTGGCCACCCTGACCGGCGCCTGCATCGTCGCCTTGGGCAGCCACACCTCGGGCCTGATGGGCAACAACGACGAGCTGGTCGGCCAGTTGCTGGACGCCGGCAAGCGCGCCGACGACCGCGCCTGGCAACTGCCGCTGTTCGATGAGTACCAGGAGCAACTGGACAGCCCGTTCGCCGACATCGCCAACATCGGTGGCCCGAAGGCCGGCACCATCACCGCGGGTTGCTTCCTGTCGCGCTTCGCCAAAGCCTACAGCTGGGCACACCTGGACATCGCCGGTACCGCCTGGATCAGCGGTGGCAAGGACAAGGGCGCCTCGGGCCGCCCGGTGCCGCTGCTCACCCAGTACTTGCTGGACCGCGCCGGCGCCTGA
- a CDS encoding DNA polymerase III subunit chi has protein sequence MSKVDFYILPTDALSARLDFACKLCEKAWRLGHRVYLHCQDEAQRLELDERLWRFKGEAFVPHDHHEQHSDASVALGIGDDAGNHRDLLINLGGGVPGFVGQFERVAEIVVEEPGIRQAARERFRFYREQGYALQDHRLQRL, from the coding sequence ATGAGCAAAGTCGATTTTTATATCCTGCCCACCGACGCGCTGTCGGCGCGGCTGGATTTTGCCTGCAAGCTGTGCGAGAAAGCCTGGCGACTCGGCCACCGGGTCTACCTGCATTGCCAGGACGAAGCGCAACGCCTGGAGCTGGACGAGCGCCTGTGGCGCTTCAAGGGCGAGGCCTTCGTGCCCCACGACCATCACGAGCAGCACAGCGATGCCAGCGTGGCGCTGGGCATTGGCGATGACGCCGGCAACCACCGCGACCTGCTGATCAACCTGGGCGGCGGTGTACCCGGGTTCGTCGGCCAGTTCGAGCGAGTCGCCGAAATCGTCGTCGAGGAGCCCGGCATTCGCCAGGCAGCCCGCGAGCGATTCCGTTTCTACCGTGAACAGGGCTATGCTCTGCAAGATCACCGCTTACAACGACTGTAG